The genome window GTGTTCGATGAGCATGATGGTAATTTTAAATTCATCTTTGATACGACGGATCAATTCTGTCAATTCAGCTGTCTCTTGTGGATTCATCCCAGCTGCAGGTTCATCCAAAAAGAGGATCTTAGGTTCGGTTGCCAGAGCACGAACGATTTCTAATCGACGTTGTTGACCATAGGCAAGATTCTTAGCAAGAGTATCTGCGTCACTATCCAAATCAAAGATCTTCAGCAAGTCCAAAGCTTTGCTTTTTAATTCTTCCTCATTCTTATAGAAAGCAGGCAAGCGTAGAAAGCTAGCGAGGACATGTTGTTTATGATGATTTCCAAAAGCGATGAGAACATTATCTAAAACTGTCAGATCCTTGAACAAACGAATATTTTGGAAAGTACGACTGAGTCCAAGTGAAGCAATCTTATAAGGAGTTTTCCCATTTAGGAGGTGACCATCTAGTGTCACCGTACCTTCACTTGGTTCATAAACACCCGTCAAGAGATTGAAAAGGGTTGTTTTACCAGCCCCGTTTGGTCCAATCAAACCAACCAATTCTCCCTCGTTCAATTCAAGAGTGACATCTCCAACAGCTGTTAGACCGCCAAAATGTTTGGTTAACTGTTTAACTTCAAGTAGTGCCATTAGTTTTGTCCCTCCTTCTTCGATTTTTTAAAGAAACGTGATAGACTTAATTCCCATGTCCCAAGAAGTCCACCTGGTCTGAAAATCATGACCAATACAAGAGCCAAAGCGTAGATAATCATACGTACGCTTGCTACATCCTGAAGGAGCATATTTAAAATTCCTAAAACAATCGCTGAAACGATTGTACCAGTAATGGATCCAAGTCCACCAAATACAACGATAATCAACACGTTGATGGAATTAATAAAGGTGTAATCTTTTGGGACAACAGATCCGATAAAACCAGCCTGAAGTGAGCCAGCAATACTTGCTGTAATGGCACCAAAGACAAAAGCGATAATCTTGATCTTTGTAGTGTTCACCCCAACGGACTCTGCAGCAATCTCATCCTCACGAACAGATAGAGTAGAACGTCCAATTGGACTACGTAAGAAGTTGAGAGTTGCAATAGTTGTGATAATTACAAAAAGATAAACCATCTGCCAGTTGGTAAAGTTTGGAATACCCAAGATACCAGCAGCACCGTTGGTCAAACTTCCACCATTAATGATAAAGATACGAATGATTTCTGAAACACCTAGTGTTGCAACAGCCAGGTAGTCACCCTTCAAACGGAGTGTTGGAATCCCAACGAGCAAAGCGACTGCACCAGAAATCAAGGCCCCAAAGACCATTGCTCCAAAGAAGGCACCATAGGTTGGTGATTTTGAACCAATAATCGCTGCTGCATAAGCTCCAATCGCCATAAAACCTGCATGACCGAGTGAGAATTGTCCTGAAAAACCAACGATTAGGTTCAAACCTACAGCAAGGATGATATTAATCCCAATTTGTTCTAAAATTTGGACATGGAATAGATTAAGAACACCAGCAGAAACCAGTACACTGATCAGCCCATAAACTGCTAACAGAAGGAATAACCAGAGAATATTTACTTTAAGATTTGTCTTCATTGTTTACACCTTCTCTTTCACATTCTTGCCGAGGATACCTGCAGGACGAACAATCAGAATCAAAAGTAAGATTCCATATACGATAGCATCACGGAAATCAGACATACCGAAGGCAGTTGCAAAAGTTTCCAACAAGCCAATCACAAATCCCCCTAGAGCTGCACCAGGAATAATCCCGATACCACCAAGAACGGCCGCAACGAATGATTTCAGACCTGGAGTCACACCCATCAAAGGTTCAAGAGAGTTATAGTAAAGGGCGATGAGGACACCTGCTGCACCAGCAAGGGCTGAACCCAAAGCAAAGGTAAAGCTGATTGTACGATTTACGTTAATTCCCATCAATTGAGCTGCATCACTATCAACTGATACCGCACGCATGGCTTTCCCCATTTTTGTTTTTTGAACAATCACTTGCAATAAAATCATCAGGAATAAGGAAACTGCTAAAATCATTAACTGGACGTTTGTCAAGCTGATTGGCCCCAAATCATAGCGAACTGTTTGAATGGCTTGAGGAAAGGCGCGAGTATTGGCACCGACCAAGTAGACCATTCCATATTCCAGTAGGAAAGACACTCCGATGGCAGTAATCAATACAGCAATACGTGTAGAGTGTCGCAAAGGACGGTAGGCAAGAAATTCAATCACAACACCAAGCAGTGCGGTTCCTACCATTGAAATAATCAAAGCTAAAAAGAAATTCATTTGGAAAGAATTAATCAAAAAGTAACCAATAAAGGCTCCCATCATATAAATATCACCGTGGGCGAAGTTGATGAGTTTGATAATTCCATAAACCATGGTATAACCCAGGGCCAAAAGTGCATAAACACTACCCAGAATTAAACCATTCACAAGTTGTTGGAGCATAGCATTCACTCTTTTCTATCGTTATTTTTTAGAAAATTTCATTATTTTCACAAGTTCATAAACACCGAAACAGGGAGTGAGTCAAAGGCTCATTCCCCATTTCAATTACTATTCTAATGTTATGGTTTTACAACTTCTGCTTCTTCAACTTTACCGTTGTTCATGGTCATCATGTAAGCAGTTTTTACTGTATTGTGGTCAGCATCAAAGCTTGTTTGACCAGTTACACCATCAAAATCTTTGGTTTTAGCAAGGTTGTCCTTGATTTCACCTGAGTTTTTAGCACCTTTTGCAGCATTTGCTACTAGGTAAACTGAGTCATAGGCCAAAGCTGAGAATGTTGAAGGCTCTTCGTTGTATTTTGCGCGGTATGCTTCAAGGAAAGCTTTAGCTTTTGCAGAAACATCAACTGTGGTTGAGAATCCAGAGATGAAGTAAATGTTTGATGCTCTTTCAGCAGTTGCTTGTTGAACAAATTCTTCACCGTTAAATCCATCACCACCAATGATTGGTTTATCAATTCCCATTCCACGAGCTTGGTTTACAATTTTACCTGCTTCTGTGTAGTAACCTGGAACAACGATAGCGTCAAACTCTTTCCCTTTCATTTTAGTAAGGGCTGCTTGGAAGTCTGTATCACCTGCCACAAACGTTTCATCTGCTACAATCTCACCCTTGTAGGCTTCGCGGAAAGATTTAGCAATACCTTTAGCATAGTCACTAGCATTGTCCGTATAAAGAACAACCTTCTTAGCGTTCAATTTGTTTGTCACATAGTTTGAAATAATCTTCCCTTGGAAGCTATCTTGGAAAGTTCCGATAAATAGATATTCTTGACCTTTGGTCAATCCATCTTGAGTCGCACTTGGTGAGATCAATGGCACTCCTGCTTGAGTAGCGTTGGCTACAGCTGCAGCAGTTGCACCAGATGTCGCAGGTCCTACAATAGCTGCTACTTTTGATTGGGTAACAAGGTTTGTTGTAACAGAAGCTGCTTCAGCAGTTTCAGATTTGTTGTCTTTGTCTACAACTTCGATTTGTTTTCCATCAATACCACCTGCAGCATTGATTTCATCAACAGCAAGTTGAGCACCTTTTTGTTCAGAAGTACCATAGGCAGCTACAGCACCTGTTTCTTCAAAGTTAAAACCGATTTTGATAGTCTTTTCGTCTACTGGGTTACCAGTTGTATTTGACGCTCCTGACTTGACCTCTCCACAGGCAGCGAGAAGAGCTACGCTAGCAAGAGCCACAAAAGATAGGGCAAATTTTTTCTTCATTTTTAATCTCCTTATAGTTGTTTCAAAAATAGTATGTTAAGAATATACCGAATTATCAGAAAATTGTCAACACATTTATCTCATTTTTTAAATGATAACGTTTTCCTCGGTGCGATAGAGATTGCCAACAAAGGGAGTTTCTAACTCTTGAATGTGGCAACGTCTTATTTTTTTGATAAATCTTTCCTTACCTAATCTCTCAACTAAGTCATCTAGCTCCTCAGTTGGAACATAGAGCTGCAAGTAACGATGCTTCTTAGAATGGTAACAGATGTCACCGTATTCCTGAAGTTTTTTTGCATCTCGATTATAGTAAAGATAGATGATTAATCCTGAACGATTGACCTTTTCAAACATGGTGAATCCTCTTTCTAAGAAATCTTCTCCTAATTATATCAAAAAAAGCAAACTCCGTCGAGTTTGCTTTCTAGGTTGCTTAGCTCAAAGAATTGTTAGCCATGATTTCATCAATGAAGCCATATTCGAGCGTTTCTTGGGCACTCATCCAGTAATCACGTTCTGCATCTGCATGAATTTGCTCAACTGATTTACCTGAGTTATCTGCAAGGATTTGCTCCAAAGTCTTACGAGTTTTGAGCAAGTGTTCTGCAGCGATTGCCATATCTGTTTGTTGGGTACCACCACCTGTACCACCCATTGGTTGGTGAATCATGTACTCCGCATTTGGAAGCATGAAACGTTTGCCTTTTGCGCCACTTGATGCAATGACAGTCCCCATGGATGCAGCCATTCCCATAACGATTGTTTGGACATCTGCCTTGATAAAGTTCATGGTATCAACGATTGCCAAACCAGCCGAAACAGAACCTCCAGGTGTGTTGACATAAAGGTAAATATCTTTTGTGCTGTCTTGGGCATCCAAGAAGAGCAACTGGGCAATAACTGAGTTGGCCATATTATCTTCGACTGGCCCAGTTAGCATGATGATGCGGTCTTTCAGAAGACGAGAGTAAATGTCATAGGAACGTTCTCCACGGCTTGTTTGTTCAATAACTACAGGAATCATTCATTTCTCCTTTTAATGTTGAATTTTCTTAGTCATACGACTCAATACAGAACTATTATATCTTTTTGGTCAAAAAAGGTCAAATTTTTGCTCTATACTATCGACAGAAACAAAAACTCAACCTCCTTGCGAAATTAGAAACATCCTCCAATTTCATCTTTAAGACTCTATCTGAGTCTTATTTCGTACCGAACAAGCGGTCTCCCGCATCTCCGAGACCTGGAACAATATAGCCATGTTCATTCAAGTGTTCGTCCAGAGCTGCTGTAAAGATTTCGACATCTGGGTGAGCTGCTTGAAGAGCTTTCACTCCTTCTGGAGCAGCTACTAGGCAGACAAACTTGATATTTGATGCGCCACGTTTTTTAAGCGAGTCAACAGCCAAGATAGCTGATCCACCTGTTGCAAGCATTGGATCGACGACAAAGATTTGACGTTGGTCAATATCCTCAGGTAATTTCACCAAGTATTCAACTGGTTGAAGGGTTTCTTCATCACGGTACATACCGATATGACCAACTTTTGCTGCTGGAACCAAGCTCAAGAGCCCATCTACCATCCCGATACCTGCACGCAAGATTGGGACAATCGCCAATTTTTTACCAGCCAATTGTTTTTGAACGGTCTTTGTGATAGGTGTTTCGATTTCCACGTCTTCAAGTGGAAGATCACGAAGCACTTCATACCCCATCAACATTGCAATCTCATCTACTAGCTCACGAAAAGCTTTTGTAGAAGTGTCTGTACGACGCAAGATTGACAATTTGTGTTGAATGAGTGGATGATTAATGACTTCAATTTTTCCCATTTTCTGAATTCCTTCTTTCAATTTATTCTTCTTATTATATCAAAAAACGGTTTAAAAAGCTTTCTAAACCATTTATTTTTATTAATTTCTAAATCAAATCTGCCTCTTGGAGAGCTGTCTGAACAGTCTCTAATGGTAAATGGGTCAACTCAGTGCCTTTTTCGTGATAAAGGTACTGGGCATAGTCATCCATTCGGTACTGGTTGATATAAACCACGCGCTTGCAACCAACTTGTAGCAGTTGTTTGGTGCAGTTCAGACAAGGGAAATGAGTCACATAGGCTGTAAATCCTCTGGGAACCCCTCGTTCAGCTCCTTGCAAGATGGCATTGACCTCGGCGTGAAGGGTTCGGACACAGTGTCTTTCAATGACTAGACATTCGTGGTCAATACAGTGCTCCGTTCCAGATACAGAACCATTGTAACCTGTTGAAATGACCTTATTATCCTTAACGAGCACAGCTCCCACTTTGGCACGTTTACAGGTCGAACGATTGGCAATCAGTAAGGCCTGGGCTGCAAAATACTCATCCCAAGCCAGTCTTTTTTCTGTCATAAGTCTTCTCCTTGTTCTCTATTTTTTGAAAAATGGCAAGCGTAAATCCGCAATCTTTTCAGCTGGAACCTTCATTCCATCCTTGATCCATTTGAGCAGAACTGATACGATCGCAGAACTCCAAAAGGAATGAAGGTAACTGCTGACACCTTTTGATTTTCCGTGGTATTTTTCCAGAAATTCCTGCATAGCTTGGACAAAAATCTTTTCCAAGTGGTAGTCCAGAGCAAGTTGGATAACCTTGGCTTCTTTCTTGGCTGCGCGGAAAAGGTGAACCCAGACTAGATAAAGGTCGGTTTTGACATCGTAGTGGCTCAACTGTTCCATTATATTATGAACACTGCGTTTAAAAACACTTTCTAAAATTGCTTCTTTAGAATCATAATTGCGATAAAAGGCAGCGCGTGAGACACCCGCACGCTTGACCAACTCTGAAATACTGATCTTAGCCAAGTCTTTTTTCTCTAGAAGTTGCAAAAGCGCTGTTTCAATTGCTTCTCTGGTCAAAAAATTGGATTCTTGATTGGATTTTCTGAGATTTTCAAGAGATTTTTCAGATATTTTACGTTCAGACATAACAATTTCTTTCTACTTGTGACAACAGAGAGGTGGTACTTTTGTTTCAAGGGCTTTCATGATATAATTGTAAAAAAAGACAGAACCTTTGTCAATGTATAAGTGACAAAGATGGAGAATTTCTATGACTTGGAAGATTGTAGCTGACTCTGGTTGTGATTATCGTCAACTGGCAACTCCTGCTATTGATACTGAATTTGTTAGTGTTCCTTTAACCATTCAAGTAGCTGATCAGGTCTTTATCGATGATGCCAATCTCGACATTGACCACATGATGAAAACCATGTATGCGACTTCTGAGGCTTCAAAATCAGCTTGCCCTAGCCCAGATGATTACTTGCGTGCATTTGAAGGTGCTAAGCATATCTTTGTCGTTACCATCACTGGTACTCTTTCAGGTAGCCATAACAGTGCACAACTTGCTAAAAATATCTACCTCGAAGAACACCCTGACACTCAGATTCATGTGATTGATAGTTTATCTGCAGGTGGGGAAGTTGACTTGATTGTCGAAAAAATCAATGACTTGATTGACCAGGGTTTGGCTTTTGAGGAAATTGTTGAAGCTATCACAGCTTACCAAGAAAAAACAAAATTGCTCTTTGTCCTTGCTAAGGTTGATAACTTGGTGAAAAATGGTCGTTTAAGTAAGCTTATCGGTACGGTCGTTGGCCTTCTCAACATCCGTATGGTTGGGGAAGCAAGTGAAACTGGAACCCTAGAGCTTCTTCAAAAGGCTCGTGGTGCTAAAAAGTCCCTTCAAGCAGCCTATGAAGAACTCATCAAGGCTGGCTATGCT of Streptococcus oralis contains these proteins:
- a CDS encoding DegV family protein, coding for MTWKIVADSGCDYRQLATPAIDTEFVSVPLTIQVADQVFIDDANLDIDHMMKTMYATSEASKSACPSPDDYLRAFEGAKHIFVVTITGTLSGSHNSAQLAKNIYLEEHPDTQIHVIDSLSAGGEVDLIVEKINDLIDQGLAFEEIVEAITAYQEKTKLLFVLAKVDNLVKNGRLSKLIGTVVGLLNIRMVGEASETGTLELLQKARGAKKSLQAAYEELIKAGYAGGRIVMAHRSNEKFCQQLSDRLLETFPQANIKILPTSGLCSFYAEDGGLLMGYEIN
- a CDS encoding ABC transporter substrate-binding protein, translated to MKKKFALSFVALASVALLAACGEVKSGASNTTGNPVDEKTIKIGFNFEETGAVAAYGTSEQKGAQLAVDEINAAGGIDGKQIEVVDKDNKSETAEAASVTTNLVTQSKVAAIVGPATSGATAAAVANATQAGVPLISPSATQDGLTKGQEYLFIGTFQDSFQGKIISNYVTNKLNAKKVVLYTDNASDYAKGIAKSFREAYKGEIVADETFVAGDTDFQAALTKMKGKEFDAIVVPGYYTEAGKIVNQARGMGIDKPIIGGDGFNGEEFVQQATAERASNIYFISGFSTTVDVSAKAKAFLEAYRAKYNEEPSTFSALAYDSVYLVANAAKGAKNSGEIKDNLAKTKDFDGVTGQTSFDADHNTVKTAYMMTMNNGKVEEAEVVKP
- a CDS encoding deoxycytidylate deaminase — its product is MTEKRLAWDEYFAAQALLIANRSTCKRAKVGAVLVKDNKVISTGYNGSVSGTEHCIDHECLVIERHCVRTLHAEVNAILQGAERGVPRGFTAYVTHFPCLNCTKQLLQVGCKRVVYINQYRMDDYAQYLYHEKGTELTHLPLETVQTALQEADLI
- a CDS encoding TetR/AcrR family transcriptional regulator; this translates as MSERKISEKSLENLRKSNQESNFLTREAIETALLQLLEKKDLAKISISELVKRAGVSRAAFYRNYDSKEAILESVFKRSVHNIMEQLSHYDVKTDLYLVWVHLFRAAKKEAKVIQLALDYHLEKIFVQAMQEFLEKYHGKSKGVSSYLHSFWSSAIVSVLLKWIKDGMKVPAEKIADLRLPFFKK
- the clpP gene encoding ATP-dependent Clp protease proteolytic subunit ClpP, whose protein sequence is MIPVVIEQTSRGERSYDIYSRLLKDRIIMLTGPVEDNMANSVIAQLLFLDAQDSTKDIYLYVNTPGGSVSAGLAIVDTMNFIKADVQTIVMGMAASMGTVIASSGAKGKRFMLPNAEYMIHQPMGGTGGGTQQTDMAIAAEHLLKTRKTLEQILADNSGKSVEQIHADAERDYWMSAQETLEYGFIDEIMANNSLS
- a CDS encoding branched-chain amino acid ABC transporter permease, with the protein product MKTNLKVNILWLFLLLAVYGLISVLVSAGVLNLFHVQILEQIGINIILAVGLNLIVGFSGQFSLGHAGFMAIGAYAAAIIGSKSPTYGAFFGAMVFGALISGAVALLVGIPTLRLKGDYLAVATLGVSEIIRIFIINGGSLTNGAAGILGIPNFTNWQMVYLFVIITTIATLNFLRSPIGRSTLSVREDEIAAESVGVNTTKIKIIAFVFGAITASIAGSLQAGFIGSVVPKDYTFINSINVLIIVVFGGLGSITGTIVSAIVLGILNMLLQDVASVRMIIYALALVLVMIFRPGGLLGTWELSLSRFFKKSKKEGQN
- a CDS encoding ABC transporter ATP-binding protein, which encodes MALLEVKQLTKHFGGLTAVGDVTLELNEGELVGLIGPNGAGKTTLFNLLTGVYEPSEGTVTLDGHLLNGKTPYKIASLGLSRTFQNIRLFKDLTVLDNVLIAFGNHHKQHVLASFLRLPAFYKNEEELKSKALDLLKIFDLDSDADTLAKNLAYGQQRRLEIVRALATEPKILFLDEPAAGMNPQETAELTELIRRIKDEFKITIMLIEHDMNLVMEVTERIYVLEYGRLIAHGTPDEIKNNKRVIEAYLGGEA
- the upp gene encoding uracil phosphoribosyltransferase, coding for MGKIEVINHPLIQHKLSILRRTDTSTKAFRELVDEIAMLMGYEVLRDLPLEDVEIETPITKTVQKQLAGKKLAIVPILRAGIGMVDGLLSLVPAAKVGHIGMYRDEETLQPVEYLVKLPEDIDQRQIFVVDPMLATGGSAILAVDSLKKRGASNIKFVCLVAAPEGVKALQAAHPDVEIFTAALDEHLNEHGYIVPGLGDAGDRLFGTK
- a CDS encoding branched-chain amino acid ABC transporter permease; protein product: MLQQLVNGLILGSVYALLALGYTMVYGIIKLINFAHGDIYMMGAFIGYFLINSFQMNFFLALIISMVGTALLGVVIEFLAYRPLRHSTRIAVLITAIGVSFLLEYGMVYLVGANTRAFPQAIQTVRYDLGPISLTNVQLMILAVSLFLMILLQVIVQKTKMGKAMRAVSVDSDAAQLMGINVNRTISFTFALGSALAGAAGVLIALYYNSLEPLMGVTPGLKSFVAAVLGGIGIIPGAALGGFVIGLLETFATAFGMSDFRDAIVYGILLLILIVRPAGILGKNVKEKV
- a CDS encoding YlbG family protein, translated to MFEKVNRSGLIIYLYYNRDAKKLQEYGDICYHSKKHRYLQLYVPTEELDDLVERLGKERFIKKIRRCHIQELETPFVGNLYRTEENVII